In Rubrobacter aplysinae, the genomic stretch GAAAGCATCCTCGTCGGTCACGTCGTCGCCGAGGTAGATCGGCACCACGTCCTCGCGGTCGAGCTCCAGGGCCTCTAACAGGTACAGGACGGCTTTCCCCTTGTCCCAGTCTATCTTCGGCTGGATCTCGTACACCATCTTGCCGGGCGTCACCTTGAGGTCGTCGGGATACTCTTCGAGCAGCCCGTTCACCAGACGCTCGATCTCTGGCCGCTCATCTTCGGACACGAGCCGGTAGTGGATCGCGACCGAGGTCTTCTTCGGCTCCACCAGCGAGCCCTGGATAGACTCCGTGCCGCTTTCGAGCCGCGCCTTTACCTCCTCCAGCAGCTCCTCCGATCCTTCCCCGACGCCGAGCCGGATGTTTCCCCCTTCCGGGCTCCAGATGTCGAAGCCGTGGCTGCCGGCCACGATCAGCTCGTCGAGACCCATCAGCTCCTGCACCACCTTGCGGTCGCGCCCGCTGACCACGCACACCGGGCAGCGTCCGGCTAGCTCGCGGACGGCCTCCCGCATGGCGTCCGAGATGGTCGCGTCCTCCGGGCGGTCCACTATCGGGGTCAGGGTGCCGTCGTAGTCGAGGAAAACGGCCGGCTCCTTGCCCGAGAACTCCTGCTCGAGCTCGCCCTGATTCGCGAGCGCGTGCGGTAGATCCCCCATGCTCTTGCTCATTTTCTTACCCACCTTCTCTCTCACCTCTCCCCTGGAACGGTGCCCGGCGCCGATCAGTCGCGTACGGGATCCAGATCGTAGCGGACGAAGCGTTCGAGCTCCGGGAAGACCTCGCTGGTCGTGACAGCCTGCCGGGAGAATCGGGCGAACGGCTCCTCTCCCCTGCCCGGCAGCCGGAGGTTGACCCGCACACTCTCGGAGCCGAAGTCTATGACGTTGTAGGACGGCTCCACGATGCCCCGCGTCCTCAGGCTGGAGACCGTGCCGGAGTGGATCACGCGCACGCCCGAGATGCTCCACACGTAGGGGACGTGCCGGTGGCCGGATAGGACCATGTCCACCTTTAGCTCCCGCAGGATGGCCATCACGTCGCCCGCGTCGCGCAGGTTGTTGCGGTCGCGGCCGGTGCCGGGCACGGCGAGGATGTGGTGGTGGACCACGAGTATCCTCGGTCCCCGGTCCCAGCCCCGGAACTCCGAATCCAGCCACGCGTAATTCTCACGTCCGACCTCGCCCTCGGAGAGATCCGGCTTGGTGGAGTCCAGCGCGACCAGCTTCGCCTCGCCTTCCTCGATGGGTATGGTCATGGACCGCGCCCGAGCCCCGAAGAGGTCCTCGAAGTGCCGGTAGCCGACGTTCTGCGCGTCGTGGTTGCCCATGATCACGACCACGTTCGGGCACTCCAGGCGGTCGAGGTAACCTTTCGCCTCCTCGAACTCCCAGCGATGCCCCTCGGTGGTGAGGTCCCCGGCCACCGCGACGAGGTCCGGCGCAAAGGAGTTCGTCTCCTGTATCGCCGACTCCAGCAGCTCGGGGCTGAACAACGAAGATCCCGTATGTATGTCCGACATCTGAACGATTCGCACCGGCTCTCCTCCCAGACGATGTTAAGGGGCGTTACGACATCAAGCGGTGTACAGGCTCCTCCCTATCCACTCTCCCTCCGGCAACCTCCGCGCGTCCTCTACCAGCCAGCGGGGACCGGGCAGCGCCGAAGCGCGGATCTTCCGTCACGACGTCCTCGAAGCGCTCGGCCCGGCTCTGATGGTGGCTGGTGGCGTACGAGGTAGGGTATGCGGAACTCACCTCCTCCCCGTCTACCTCGGGGCGCAACTCGGCTACGGAACGGGCGTGGGAGAGGGCTTTTGGCTCCCCGATCTCGACCGGCGTACCGCCGGGTTCGAAGAGCCCGGCGTAGTTTACGGCCTCTCCCGCCCGGTAGCGGCGTGTTGCGCTACCCGGCGCTATTCGCGGCACCCGCGCCCTCGCGCTCCCGGTAGTCCTTGGGGGTGTAGCGTTTGATCCACTCCCGGAACTCCGCGACCTCCCGCTCCGCGCGGTTCTCGCTCCAGCCGAGGTGATCCACCGCCACCTGCGCGGCGGCCTCGTCAACGTCCAGGGCGACGTGGGGACCGTACGCGACCATAGTGCGCCGCAGCAGGACGTCTGCCAGCTTCTCGGCCATCTCGTGGCGGAACGCGTACAGCACCTCGCAGCCCATGAGGGCATTCTCCACCGACGGCGTGTCCGGGGTGAGCGACTTCTTGAGCTTCTCGTCATCCCCGGCCTCGGCGAGCACCTCGTAGGCGCGGGCGCCGTAGACCTTTACGAGCCTCCGGGCCAGAACGTCGGGGAGACCGCTGTTTACCCGGAACTCGTCCTCGAGGGCGTCGAGGTCCGGGGCCTGGCCGCCGGGCAGCGGCACCCGCTCGGTCGCGCTCTTCGGGTAACTCTTCACCCCGAGCTTCTTGAAGACCACATCCGTGGTCTGGCGGCCCAGGTTGCGGTAGGTGGTGAGCTTGCCGCCGACGATGGAAAGCAGGCCATCTGCCTTCGGGCCGCCGGAGACCTTTATGCCCCCGCCAGCCGCGGACTTGCTCTTGGCGTGATCGTAGACGATGTGGCTGCGGGAGACGGAGCCTTCGTCGCCCTGGGGCGCGGCGGGCAGCGGCCTCACACCCGAGTAGGTAAACAGCACCGAGTCCCGGGTTAGGTTCGCCTCCGGGATCACGAAGTTCGTCTCGTCCAGGAGGTAGTCGATCTCGTCCTGGTCGGCCTCGACGTGGTCGAGGTCCCCATGATAGCGCCGGTCGGTGGTA encodes the following:
- the otsB gene encoding trehalose-phosphatase encodes the protein MREKVGKKMSKSMGDLPHALANQGELEQEFSGKEPAVFLDYDGTLTPIVDRPEDATISDAMREAVRELAGRCPVCVVSGRDRKVVQELMGLDELIVAGSHGFDIWSPEGGNIRLGVGEGSEELLEEVKARLESGTESIQGSLVEPKKTSVAIHYRLVSEDERPEIERLVNGLLEEYPDDLKVTPGKMVYEIQPKIDWDKGKAVLYLLEALELDREDVVPIYLGDDVTDEDAFGALAGRGVGIFVGHADDPEVAGRETAADYVLNTMQEVERFLGTLAR
- a CDS encoding metallophosphoesterase family protein, whose translation is MRIVQMSDIHTGSSLFSPELLESAIQETNSFAPDLVAVAGDLTTEGHRWEFEEAKGYLDRLECPNVVVIMGNHDAQNVGYRHFEDLFGARARSMTIPIEEGEAKLVALDSTKPDLSEGEVGRENYAWLDSEFRGWDRGPRILVVHHHILAVPGTGRDRNNLRDAGDVMAILRELKVDMVLSGHRHVPYVWSISGVRVIHSGTVSSLRTRGIVEPSYNVIDFGSESVRVNLRLPGRGEEPFARFSRQAVTTSEVFPELERFVRYDLDPVRD